A region from the Chloroflexota bacterium genome encodes:
- a CDS encoding aldehyde ferredoxin oxidoreductase codes for MWILRLNMNDRTYRLDEVPQAYQHLGGRGMTSTIVHDEVPPLCHPLGPNNKLVFAPGIVTGTAAPTSARISAGGKSPLTGGIKETNAGSSWAPALARMGIKALVVEGQPKEKGKYWMAHLTWDADAGKPKVEFLPADEYTGKGLYEVFPQLYERFGPKASIAGCGVAGEYGCAGAGVVFNDLAKRPSRYAGRGGLGAVMGSKGLKFIVADDTGAPGVNIVDKALFDQGRAKLTDALREHAITKPKGGLNTYGTAILINILNEAGGLPTRNFSSGRFEGAAKIAGEALFEGNKQRLGKELYNHACSPGCIIQCSNTWHKPDGTEHVSCQEYESIWAFGANCGIDSLDDTGELIRLCNDYGLDTIEMGGTIAVAMEAGLAEFGDGKRAIELMHEIGKGTPLGRVLGNGAVTTGKVFGVTRVPAVKGQNMPAYEPRAVKGIGITYATSTMGADHTSGYTIAPEILSVGGKADPLSPEGKAALSRAFQATTAFIDSTGHCLFIAFAILDIASGFEGMMEECNGVLGTNWKSEDAAKLGAEILKKERAFNEAAGIGKEADRMPEFMKYEPLPPHNQVFDVPDSALDSVFGEM; via the coding sequence ATGTGGATTCTAAGGTTGAACATGAATGACCGCACCTATCGTCTGGACGAAGTCCCGCAGGCTTACCAACACCTTGGTGGCCGCGGCATGACTTCTACCATCGTACACGACGAAGTCCCTCCATTGTGTCACCCTCTAGGCCCCAACAACAAACTCGTTTTTGCTCCTGGTATTGTAACCGGTACCGCCGCTCCAACCTCGGCACGCATCTCTGCCGGTGGCAAATCGCCGCTCACCGGCGGCATCAAGGAGACCAATGCCGGCTCCTCATGGGCACCAGCCTTGGCGCGCATGGGCATCAAAGCGCTGGTGGTGGAAGGACAGCCTAAGGAGAAGGGCAAGTACTGGATGGCCCATCTGACCTGGGATGCCGACGCGGGCAAGCCCAAGGTAGAGTTCCTGCCCGCCGATGAGTACACAGGCAAAGGGCTCTACGAGGTCTTCCCGCAGTTGTACGAGCGCTTTGGTCCGAAGGCGTCCATTGCCGGCTGCGGCGTGGCGGGCGAGTATGGCTGTGCTGGCGCTGGCGTCGTCTTCAATGACCTGGCGAAGCGTCCTAGCCGCTATGCGGGACGCGGTGGCCTGGGCGCGGTGATGGGCAGCAAGGGGCTCAAGTTCATCGTCGCTGATGATACAGGCGCTCCTGGCGTGAATATTGTGGACAAGGCATTGTTCGATCAGGGTCGCGCCAAGCTGACCGATGCGCTGCGCGAGCATGCCATCACCAAGCCCAAGGGTGGACTGAACACCTATGGCACTGCCATCCTGATCAACATTCTGAACGAAGCTGGCGGCTTGCCCACGCGCAACTTCTCCAGCGGGCGCTTTGAGGGTGCTGCCAAGATCGCGGGCGAAGCGCTCTTCGAGGGGAACAAGCAGCGCCTGGGCAAGGAACTCTACAACCATGCCTGCAGCCCTGGCTGCATCATCCAGTGCTCCAACACCTGGCACAAGCCAGATGGCACAGAGCACGTTTCCTGCCAGGAGTATGAATCCATCTGGGCCTTTGGTGCCAACTGCGGTATTGACAGCCTGGACGATACCGGCGAACTGATCCGCCTCTGCAACGACTATGGCTTGGACACCATCGAGATGGGCGGAACCATTGCCGTGGCCATGGAGGCAGGATTGGCAGAGTTTGGCGATGGGAAACGCGCTATTGAACTGATGCATGAGATCGGCAAGGGCACGCCTCTGGGACGCGTGCTGGGCAACGGCGCCGTAACGACGGGCAAGGTGTTCGGTGTAACGCGTGTGCCCGCGGTCAAGGGACAGAACATGCCCGCTTACGAGCCGCGCGCCGTCAAGGGCATTGGCATCACCTACGCCACCAGCACCATGGGCGCTGACCATACCTCCGGCTATACCATCGCCCCCGAGATCCTGAGCGTCGGCGGCAAGGCAGACCCGCTCAGCCCAGAGGGCAAGGCAGCGCTGAGCCGCGCCTTCCAGGCCACCACCGCCTTCATTGACTCCACCGGGCACTGCCTGTTCATCGCCTTTGCCATCTTGGACATCGCCAGCGGCTTCGAGGGCATGATGGAGGAGTGCAACGGCGTGCTGGGCACCAACTGGAAGTCGGAGGATGCGGCCAAACTCGG